A region of Fimbriimonadaceae bacterium DNA encodes the following proteins:
- the lacF_2 gene encoding Lactose transport system permease protein LacF encodes MQFRVKRRSQAFALLYVAPATLIYAVFVVWPLLQSFVLSFFRFRGVSSQRTFVGFDNFRQLWSDAAFWQSLRNSFWLFVIAGSVLLSAGVALAHVMQGKGRLTTAIRGIYLFPQVVSMVVVATLWMFLYKPNDGLVDSGLRAVGVKGPALGWLGDPALALPAVAVAFIWYALGFYVMLFSAGLKQIPDELNEAAELDGAIGWSKFWRLTWPMLWSVKRVAVVYILTNVINIFALVFLLTQGGPDRRTEVMLTYLYEQAFRNSQFGYATAMAVVNFLVAMAVSGLVLWWFRRNPEVSRA; translated from the coding sequence CGCAAGCATTTGCGCTGCTGTACGTGGCGCCGGCGACACTGATTTATGCAGTGTTTGTGGTCTGGCCATTGCTTCAATCGTTCGTCCTCTCGTTCTTTAGGTTCCGTGGCGTGTCCTCGCAGCGGACGTTCGTAGGCTTCGACAACTTTCGGCAACTGTGGTCGGACGCCGCATTCTGGCAGTCGCTTCGAAACAGCTTTTGGCTGTTCGTGATTGCGGGATCCGTGCTGTTGTCCGCTGGCGTCGCCCTCGCGCATGTGATGCAAGGGAAGGGCAGGCTAACGACCGCGATCCGAGGAATCTACCTGTTTCCCCAGGTGGTTTCAATGGTCGTCGTCGCCACGCTCTGGATGTTCCTCTACAAGCCCAACGACGGTTTGGTGGATTCCGGATTGAGGGCGGTAGGGGTGAAAGGCCCGGCCTTGGGCTGGCTCGGCGATCCAGCTCTTGCTCTGCCGGCGGTGGCGGTTGCCTTCATCTGGTACGCGCTCGGGTTCTACGTCATGCTCTTTTCCGCCGGCCTCAAGCAGATACCTGACGAGCTTAACGAAGCGGCCGAACTGGATGGAGCGATCGGTTGGAGCAAGTTCTGGCGCCTTACCTGGCCGATGCTCTGGTCGGTCAAGCGGGTCGCGGTGGTCTACATTCTCACCAACGTCATCAATATTTTCGCGCTGGTCTTCCTTTTGACGCAGGGTGGTCCCGATCGCCGCACCGAGGTCATGCTGACCTACCTTTACGAACAGGCGTTCCGAAACTCCCAATTTGGGTACGCCACGGCAATGGCCGTGGTCAACTTCCTGGTCGCAATGGCCGTTAGCGGCCTGGTCCTCTGGTGGTTTCGTCGCAACCCGGAGGTCTCGCGCGCTTGA
- the sugB gene encoding Trehalose transport system permease protein SugB, with protein sequence MRKAILSIVVVAFGLSILLPLAWVFLSSVKPGSEIFANPWAPPEKLVWENYSSAWKEAGIGRYFVNSLLVTIGTLAILIPIGAMAAYAFAKFKFFGSKFLFGTFLGGLMFPNFLVIVPLFFVVRNLGLFDTKTGLILVYVAYSLSFTIFVLTGFFQNLPNELGEAAMIDGCGEHRVFWRIMLPLAKPGIVVVAIFNAIGLWNEYGLALVLTSDESNRTLPLGIANLVMTQHYQSDWGTLFAGLVIVMLPVMIVYWFFRDKIHETMLAGAVKG encoded by the coding sequence TTGAGAAAAGCCATTCTGTCGATCGTGGTGGTTGCGTTTGGCCTCTCGATTCTCCTGCCGTTGGCTTGGGTGTTCCTGTCCTCGGTAAAGCCGGGCTCCGAGATATTTGCCAATCCATGGGCACCACCCGAGAAGTTGGTTTGGGAGAACTATTCCAGTGCGTGGAAAGAGGCAGGGATTGGGCGCTACTTTGTCAACTCGCTCCTGGTAACGATAGGGACCCTGGCCATTCTCATACCAATCGGGGCGATGGCTGCCTACGCCTTTGCAAAGTTCAAATTCTTTGGGTCCAAGTTCCTTTTTGGCACGTTTCTGGGAGGCTTGATGTTTCCCAACTTCCTGGTGATCGTCCCCTTGTTTTTCGTCGTGCGGAATCTAGGGCTTTTTGACACCAAAACTGGACTTATCTTGGTCTACGTGGCCTACTCGTTATCGTTTACGATTTTCGTGCTAACTGGGTTCTTTCAGAACCTGCCGAACGAACTTGGCGAGGCGGCAATGATCGACGGCTGTGGCGAACATCGCGTCTTCTGGCGAATCATGTTGCCGCTCGCAAAGCCGGGGATCGTCGTGGTAGCCATATTTAATGCGATCGGCCTCTGGAACGAGTATGGTTTGGCGCTCGTCCTCACCAGCGACGAAAGCAACCGCACGCTGCCGCTGGGTATTGCGAACCTGGTGATGACCCAGCATTACCAAAGCGACTGGGGAACCCTATTCGCCGGTCTGGTCATTGTCATGCTGCCGGTGATGATTGTTTACTGGTTCTTCCGCGATAAGATCCACGAAACCATGCTCGCGGGCGCCGTCAAGGGATAG
- the gatA_2 gene encoding Glutamyl-tRNA(Gln) amidotransferase subunit A encodes MQRLGSVGKDYRVAIQLTPDLARQQAKAADARLSAGKKLGPLDGIPFGVKDLLATKGIPTRWGSPGHADQVFDYDATAVERLQKAGSVLVAKLAMIELAGGGNYDVAHASDVGATACAWDKQRWAGGSSSGSGSATALGCVPYSLGSETSGSITCPSAFNGATGFRATYGRVSRHGAMALCWTLDKIGPIGRSAEDCAEVLKVIAGHDPKDPSTLTERLDLRMAAKKPRIGLLKENFSGAQASACEKAYQDALAVFKKLGWETVDVSYPSMPYGLAVGIIVDAEGASAHEHFIRSDRLKHLADINQVAGFAASLDTKAVDYLWAMRLRVEALKANAIWDKCDAIFTPVFYHAAPAIDKPFSETFRNMGGDGGPANLLGWPTVALPIGFENGAPLGGQFIGPAYGEGTSYQLARTFQRETDHHLKRPIP; translated from the coding sequence ATGCAGCGTTTGGGCTCGGTTGGCAAGGACTACCGGGTTGCGATACAGCTGACGCCCGATCTGGCCCGCCAGCAAGCGAAGGCAGCTGATGCCCGATTGTCGGCCGGCAAGAAGCTCGGACCCTTGGACGGCATTCCGTTTGGTGTCAAAGACCTGCTGGCTACGAAGGGCATTCCGACCAGATGGGGCAGTCCCGGCCATGCCGACCAGGTTTTTGACTACGATGCAACTGCAGTGGAGCGACTGCAAAAGGCAGGTAGCGTGCTCGTCGCCAAGCTGGCGATGATCGAATTGGCCGGTGGTGGCAACTATGATGTTGCTCATGCCAGTGACGTTGGCGCGACGGCTTGTGCTTGGGACAAACAGCGATGGGCAGGCGGATCGAGCAGCGGTTCGGGCTCGGCAACGGCGCTTGGCTGTGTGCCGTACTCGCTTGGCAGTGAAACAAGCGGCAGTATCACGTGTCCCAGTGCCTTCAACGGGGCAACCGGCTTCCGGGCAACTTACGGCAGGGTCTCCCGCCACGGTGCAATGGCTCTGTGCTGGACCCTTGATAAGATTGGCCCAATCGGACGATCAGCCGAGGATTGTGCGGAGGTGCTAAAGGTCATTGCCGGTCACGATCCGAAGGATCCGAGCACGTTGACCGAGCGGCTCGACCTCAGGATGGCCGCAAAGAAGCCGAGAATCGGCCTTCTGAAGGAGAATTTCTCGGGCGCCCAGGCAAGCGCATGCGAAAAAGCCTATCAAGATGCACTTGCCGTCTTCAAGAAACTGGGCTGGGAAACGGTTGACGTGTCCTATCCGAGCATGCCCTATGGTCTGGCGGTCGGCATCATCGTCGATGCAGAAGGGGCCAGCGCCCACGAGCACTTCATCCGAAGTGATCGCCTGAAGCATCTCGCGGACATTAATCAAGTGGCCGGATTCGCGGCTTCGCTCGACACCAAGGCGGTCGACTATCTTTGGGCCATGCGGTTGCGGGTTGAGGCCCTCAAAGCCAACGCGATCTGGGACAAATGCGACGCCATCTTCACCCCGGTCTTCTATCACGCCGCTCCGGCAATCGACAAGCCGTTCTCGGAGACGTTCCGGAATATGGGAGGAGACGGTGGACCCGCCAACCTACTGGGTTGGCCCACCGTGGCCCTCCCCATCGGCTTTGAGAATGGCGCCCCGCTAGGTGGGCAGTTCATTGGGCCCGCGTACGGTGAGGGAACCAGTTACCAGCTTGCCAGAACCTTCCAGCGAGAGACTGACCACCACCTCAAGCGGCCTATCCCTTGA
- the lat gene encoding putative L-lysine-epsilon aminotransferase: protein MNATPSIAPARTPYPGPISSRMLKEMEGYVVAKNQPFVVDLARSQGMYLATVDGQRLFDWAGYYGSKLIGHNHPGLYEGDYPCRLLTAANNKTANPDFLTPQCLAYYRLLHEIGPECMRNRNLEVYTVNSGAEAVENMMKYLVARFNGRRLAEGKPITNRRFLYFDKAFHGRTVFALGVTQTIDTVATKDFHGLTVGGNIKLPFPSFDSDAPHADNLRSALRALEQVESALALMSDEIVGIIVEPIQGAGGHRVALPEFFRGLSELAHRYGVDLGFDEVQTGGGSTGKMWAADQFDLPHPPAAIASGKKLGNGVLYMVSPLDDIGVLDSTWGGSLVDMVRVVREMEIVFEEKLIEHAVTKGERLAAGLKRVIAKHLIAGNVRGMGIYQGFSLDSPARKAELIRIAREEFDTLLLGAGNRSIRTRPNLSVTEAEIDRFLEIIDLSLARAA, encoded by the coding sequence ATGAACGCTACGCCCTCCATTGCGCCTGCCCGAACCCCCTACCCGGGGCCGATTTCCAGCCGGATGCTCAAGGAGATGGAAGGCTATGTCGTTGCCAAGAACCAACCGTTCGTTGTGGATTTGGCACGGTCGCAAGGCATGTACCTCGCTACTGTGGATGGGCAGCGGCTATTCGACTGGGCAGGTTATTACGGGAGCAAGCTCATTGGTCACAACCACCCCGGTCTCTATGAAGGGGACTACCCTTGCCGCCTCCTGACGGCCGCAAACAACAAGACCGCCAATCCTGACTTTCTAACTCCCCAGTGCCTGGCCTATTATCGTCTCCTTCACGAAATTGGCCCCGAGTGCATGCGTAACCGGAATCTCGAGGTGTATACGGTTAACTCCGGTGCGGAAGCGGTCGAGAACATGATGAAGTACTTGGTCGCTCGGTTCAACGGCCGGCGGCTGGCCGAAGGGAAGCCGATTACCAATCGCCGGTTTCTGTACTTCGACAAGGCATTCCACGGACGCACCGTCTTCGCGTTGGGCGTAACGCAGACCATCGACACGGTGGCAACCAAGGACTTCCACGGCCTGACGGTTGGCGGCAACATCAAACTGCCATTCCCATCCTTCGATAGCGATGCGCCCCACGCCGATAATCTTCGGAGCGCGCTGCGAGCACTGGAACAGGTGGAGTCAGCCCTTGCCCTCATGAGTGACGAGATCGTCGGCATCATCGTCGAGCCGATCCAGGGAGCCGGGGGGCACCGCGTCGCCTTGCCCGAGTTCTTTCGGGGCTTGTCGGAGTTGGCGCACCGGTATGGCGTTGATTTAGGATTCGATGAGGTTCAAACGGGGGGCGGATCCACGGGAAAGATGTGGGCGGCGGACCAGTTCGATTTGCCCCATCCACCGGCAGCCATTGCGAGCGGCAAGAAGCTCGGAAATGGCGTCCTCTACATGGTCTCTCCGCTGGATGATATCGGCGTATTGGATTCCACGTGGGGCGGCAGCCTCGTGGACATGGTGCGTGTGGTGCGGGAAATGGAGATCGTGTTCGAAGAAAAGCTGATCGAACACGCCGTCACCAAAGGCGAACGACTGGCGGCAGGATTGAAGCGGGTCATAGCGAAGCACCTCATCGCCGGGAACGTCCGAGGGATGGGAATCTATCAAGGCTTCTCGCTCGACAGCCCGGCTAGAAAAGCCGAGCTCATTAGGATCGCTCGCGAGGAGTTCGATACCTTGCTCCTCGGCGCGGGAAACAGATCGATCAGAACCCGGCCGAACCTCTCAGTCACTGAGGCGGAGATCGATCGCTTCCTGGAAATTATCGACCTTTCCTTAGCCCGCGCCGCGTGA
- a CDS encoding Thermophilic serine proteinase: MNIRALSWVALAAFGVPASAQLSSIGHSGGPTAPEFVANEVLVKFRAGREAIGRLVSTSFGGQVVEELADLKVHRIQLAEGTGVMEAVAFLGSRPEVEFAEPNYIARASLTPNDTYYAGYQWNMPKIQANLAWDYTQGSSNVVIAIIDTGVQSNHPDLSGKVTAGYNYVSNNTNANDDNGHGTHCAGIAAAKTNNATGVAGVGFNCRIMPVKVLNSQGSGSFSAIANGINFARTNGAKVLSLSLGGTSGSSTLSTAITNAWNSGCVIVAAAGNSGNTTPNYPAYYSSCIAVGSTTSTDTRSSFSNYGASWVDVAAPGSSIASTYRNSQYVIMSGTSMSTPHVAGLAGLLYSYLGTGTSNSTIRSRIENNCDNVGTWVAKGRINCRRAITNGP, encoded by the coding sequence ATGAATATTCGAGCCCTTTCGTGGGTGGCCCTGGCTGCATTTGGGGTGCCGGCCTCCGCTCAGCTTTCTTCGATCGGACACAGTGGAGGCCCAACGGCTCCTGAGTTCGTAGCGAACGAGGTTCTCGTCAAGTTCCGCGCCGGTCGCGAGGCGATCGGTCGCTTGGTTTCCACCTCTTTTGGTGGCCAAGTCGTCGAGGAGCTTGCCGATCTTAAGGTCCATCGTATCCAGCTTGCAGAAGGTACTGGCGTCATGGAGGCCGTGGCGTTTCTGGGCAGCCGACCTGAGGTTGAGTTTGCCGAGCCGAATTACATCGCCAGAGCCAGTCTCACTCCCAACGACACGTACTATGCGGGCTACCAGTGGAACATGCCCAAGATCCAAGCGAATTTGGCCTGGGACTACACGCAAGGCTCATCCAACGTTGTGATCGCCATTATCGATACCGGCGTTCAAAGCAATCATCCCGATCTTTCCGGAAAGGTGACCGCTGGCTACAACTATGTCAGCAACAACACGAACGCCAACGATGACAACGGGCACGGCACGCACTGCGCTGGAATCGCCGCTGCCAAGACGAATAACGCGACCGGTGTTGCCGGCGTCGGCTTTAATTGCCGGATCATGCCGGTGAAGGTCTTGAACAGTCAAGGTTCCGGAAGCTTTTCCGCTATTGCCAACGGCATTAATTTCGCCCGAACCAACGGCGCCAAAGTTCTCTCCCTGAGTCTCGGGGGAACCAGTGGCAGCAGCACGCTCAGCACGGCGATCACCAACGCTTGGAACAGCGGATGTGTTATCGTCGCGGCCGCTGGCAATAGTGGCAACACGACGCCAAACTATCCAGCCTATTACAGCAGCTGTATAGCCGTCGGTTCGACGACGAGCACCGATACCCGATCGAGCTTCAGCAACTATGGCGCGAGCTGGGTCGATGTCGCCGCTCCCGGCAGCAGCATCGCCAGCACCTATCGAAACAGCCAGTACGTCATCATGAGCGGCACCTCGATGTCGACTCCGCATGTGGCCGGATTGGCAGGGCTTTTGTACAGCTACCTCGGCACAGGTACTTCGAATAGTACGATTCGATCCCGCATTGAAAACAACTGCGACAACGTGGGGACGTGGGTCGCAAAGG